Genomic window (bacterium):
TTTCGGTCCGTATACTAACTCACAAGCCGTTCGCCAAGCTTCGGATTTGCTGCATAAGATTTTCCCTTTAACCCCTTGCGGCAAGGTATGGAACGGCAAGGAAGAACGGCGACCTTGTCTTTACTATCACATGGGTCAGTGCATGGGGGCTTGCGCCGGATTGGCTGATCATTCGAAGTATCAAAAGATAGTAAAGGATGTGACCCTCTTTCTTGAAGGCAAACACGAGCGTTTGCTGAAAGAACTGCGGCGTAATATGGAGACTTCGGCTGAGAAAATGGAATTCGAGCGGGCTGCAAAGCTGCGGGACCAAGTGGCGGCTATTGAAGAGGTTATGCAGCGGCAGAAAGTTATCTCTAATGAAGACACCAATCAGGATGTTATTGCGGTCGTGAAGGATGAGCGTGGGGCAGCAGTTCAGATGTTCTACGTGCGCGGAGGCAAACTTATCGGCCAGCGAGTGTTTATCCTCGATGGCGGTACTGAAGAGAGCGCATCGGAGGCTGTGCAGGAGTTCGTTAAGCGATATTATAACGAAGCTCCCGAAATCCCGCGCGAGATATTGCTTCCAGTGATTATTGAAGACATGAATATCATCGAGACCTGGCTACGGCAAAAGCGTGGGCATTCAGTACAAATCACCGTCCCGCGTCGTGGGGCTAAGTTTGATATGGTGGAAATGGCTGCCAGTAACGCCGAGATTGCCCTGCAGCAGATGCGACAGCAAATTGAAGCCAGAGAAGAATGGGCTGAAGCGGCGATGAGCAGCCTTCAAGAAGTACTCAGCCTTGAAAACCTGCCGATGCGTATCGAGGGGTTTGATATTTCCAATACTCAAGGCAAGATACCCGTCGGAAGCATGGTGGTTGCCGAAGAAGGTCAGCCTGCCCGAAGTGAGTATCGCAGGTTCAAAATTAAGTGGCACGCTGAGACGCCTGATGACTTTGCGATGATGAAGGAAGTTATTACCCGCCGTCTACGCGCAGCAGTTGAAGGTGATACCAAGTTCTCCAAACTGCCGGATTTGATGCTAATTGACGGAGGCAAAGGTCAATTAAGCGCCGCTTTGGCAGCGATGAAGGATGTGGGAATCGATATTCCTGTGCTGGGTTTGGCCAAGCAAATGGAGCTAATTTTCATGTCTGGCCGCGACGCTCCGATTGCACTGCCAAGAGACTCATCGGCTTTGCACCTGCTTCAACGCTTGCGTGATGAGGCTCACCGTTTCGCCCTTCAATATCACCGCAAATTAAGAGATGCCAACACTTTCGGCGGCAATCCGTTGGATAATGTGCCCGGTATTGGTCCTCGCCGAAAGCGAACTCTCCTTCGCACTTTCGGCTCAGTCGCAAAAATAAGAGAGGCCACGATAGAAGAACTCGCTGCCGTCCCAGGAATGGCCACCAGATTAGCCGAGCAAGTTAAAGAATTGTTAGGCTAAAGGCGTTAGATGAAGAGCTTATAGGTCGGTATCCCCATAAGGGGGCCGATTATTGCCCAAAGGGAACCGATGGTATAGTCGCCCAGAATTAAACCTAGGGCGAATGAGGCGCCTAGTTGGTAGCCTCGGGTGCCGCCGTAGCGGGTTAGCATCAGCTTGATAAGCCAACTGATAAAGAAGGGGAACCAGAAGTAATCGACCGCGCTGCTGACGGCTAGTGTGTAACCCGCCGGATGGAAAGGCCACCATACAAATGAGCGCCGCATCACGCTCAAGACAACGACTATAATGCCTGAGCCAATCATATTAAACCATCGTGATGGATTAGGCTGAGTGGATGACGACAGCCAGGTATTTAAGCGTCCGAATGATTCCTCACCAACCCATGATTTGAACCCAGTGGCCTTGGCGGCTGCGCCGTAGGCATAGGTGATGTGCAAGTTCATCCAAAAGACCACGAAAATCGCAACTATCCCGACGATTATTAGTAGCGCCGCCATCTTGCTGGGGTTTATTCCTC
Coding sequences:
- the uvrC gene encoding excinuclease ABC subunit UvrC, translated to MEPITLSEKLDSVPNRPGCYLYKNEAGDILYVGKAVSLRNRVRSYFQKSAKHSAKTRKLVNDIRDLEIMVTDSELEALILECTLIKRHRPKYNVRLRDDKSYPYLALTTSEAYPRLLYTRRVNLSDGNRYFGPYTNSQAVRQASDLLHKIFPLTPCGKVWNGKEERRPCLYYHMGQCMGACAGLADHSKYQKIVKDVTLFLEGKHERLLKELRRNMETSAEKMEFERAAKLRDQVAAIEEVMQRQKVISNEDTNQDVIAVVKDERGAAVQMFYVRGGKLIGQRVFILDGGTEESASEAVQEFVKRYYNEAPEIPREILLPVIIEDMNIIETWLRQKRGHSVQITVPRRGAKFDMVEMAASNAEIALQQMRQQIEAREEWAEAAMSSLQEVLSLENLPMRIEGFDISNTQGKIPVGSMVVAEEGQPARSEYRRFKIKWHAETPDDFAMMKEVITRRLRAAVEGDTKFSKLPDLMLIDGGKGQLSAALAAMKDVGIDIPVLGLAKQMELIFMSGRDAPIALPRDSSALHLLQRLRDEAHRFALQYHRKLRDANTFGGNPLDNVPGIGPRRKRTLLRTFGSVAKIREATIEELAAVPGMATRLAEQVKELLG